The following coding sequences are from one Alphaproteobacteria bacterium window:
- a CDS encoding cytochrome c1 — translation MFKKTILLMFLAFMSLQAFASDAEHPPKMNWSFQSIFGTYDRAALQRGFQVYHEVCAACHSLNHLAYRHLAGIGFTPETIKALAAEKEIRDGFTEEGEIFKRPGIAADHIAPPYINEKAAKAANNGSLPPDLSLIVKARAHGPDYLHAILTGYAEPPKEVQLGENMHYNKYFAGRQIAMIAPLHEGMVNYTDGTPTNVEQYAKDVVTFLTWAGDPKMEERKSTGFKVMFFLIILTLFMFFTKRRVWRNIKD, via the coding sequence ATGTTTAAAAAAACAATCCTATTGATGTTTTTAGCTTTTATGTCGCTACAGGCTTTTGCAAGTGATGCGGAACATCCACCCAAAATGAATTGGTCATTCCAATCAATTTTTGGTACCTATGACCGTGCTGCTTTACAACGTGGATTTCAGGTGTATCACGAAGTTTGTGCCGCATGTCATTCACTCAATCACTTAGCTTATCGTCATTTGGCTGGTATTGGGTTCACACCTGAAACAATTAAGGCTTTGGCTGCCGAAAAAGAAATACGTGACGGCTTTACTGAAGAAGGTGAAATTTTCAAACGTCCAGGCATTGCAGCGGATCATATAGCGCCACCTTATATTAATGAAAAGGCAGCAAAGGCAGCTAATAATGGTTCATTACCGCCAGATTTATCGTTAATCGTCAAAGCGCGTGCCCATGGGCCAGATTATCTTCATGCAATTCTCACTGGATATGCAGAACCACCAAAAGAAGTTCAGTTAGGCGAAAATATGCATTACAACAAATATTTTGCAGGACGCCAAATCGCAATGATTGCGCCTCTTCACGAAGGTATGGTGAATTATACGGATGGAACGCCTACCAATGTTGAGCAATATGCAAAAGATGTTGTAACCTTCCTAACATGGGCAGGTGATCCCAAAATGGAAGAACGTAAAAGCACAGGCTTTAAGGTCATGTTTTTCCTTATT
- a CDS encoding cytochrome b/b6, translating to MSGIQTLEPETKWGRFQNWVDDRLPIFTFMRHSLEEYPTPKNLSYWWNFGSLAGVCLVVMMLSGIFLAMYYTPHSQHAFESVDRIMRDVNHGWLLRYIHMNGASMFFIVVYLHMFRGLYYGSYKSPRELLWILGVVILLLMMATAFMGYVLPWGQMSFWGATVITKLVASFFPGLENGILQLLWGDFSVSNATLNRFFSLHYLLPFVIVGVVILHLVALHKHGSNNPLGIDLKNPKEKIPFHPYYTIKDFFGLGVFFLVFLSIVFYAPEFFNEPDNYIPANPMVTPPHIVPEWYFLPFYAIVRSIPWRWGGIFLMFASILILFVLPWLDRSKVRSGTFRPIFKISFWIFLANCCVLGYMGALPTDGHTFGLPNILISQIATFYYFFHFLGVLPLLAKYEKTLPLPTSLGTPALGAKNV from the coding sequence ATGTCAGGTATACAAACTTTAGAACCCGAGACAAAATGGGGTCGATTTCAAAACTGGGTCGATGATCGTTTACCCATCTTTACGTTTATGCGTCATTCATTGGAAGAATACCCGACGCCTAAAAATTTAAGTTATTGGTGGAATTTTGGCTCGCTTGCAGGTGTTTGCCTTGTCGTTATGATGCTGTCTGGCATATTTTTAGCGATGTATTATACACCCCATTCCCAACACGCTTTTGAAAGTGTTGACCGTATTATGCGAGACGTGAATCATGGATGGCTTTTGCGTTATATCCATATGAACGGCGCCTCTATGTTTTTCATCGTCGTCTATCTGCATATGTTCAGAGGCCTTTATTACGGTTCATATAAATCACCGCGCGAATTATTATGGATTTTAGGCGTTGTTATCCTTCTTTTAATGATGGCTACAGCTTTTATGGGTTATGTATTGCCTTGGGGGCAAATGAGCTTTTGGGGTGCGACGGTTATTACTAAACTGGTTGCTTCTTTCTTCCCGGGACTTGAAAATGGTATTTTACAGCTTCTTTGGGGTGATTTTTCCGTTAGCAATGCAACTTTAAATCGTTTTTTCTCGTTACATTACCTTTTACCTTTCGTTATTGTTGGCGTTGTCATCCTTCATCTTGTAGCACTTCATAAACATGGATCGAACAATCCTTTGGGGATTGATTTAAAAAATCCTAAAGAAAAAATTCCTTTTCATCCTTATTACACGATCAAAGATTTTTTTGGTTTGGGCGTCTTTTTCTTAGTCTTTTTATCGATCGTATTTTACGCGCCTGAATTCTTTAACGAGCCTGATAATTATATTCCCGCAAATCCAATGGTGACACCACCTCACATTGTGCCTGAATGGTATTTCCTACCCTTTTATGCCATTGTACGTTCTATTCCTTGGCGTTGGGGGGGCATCTTCTTAATGTTTGCCTCTATCCTCATTCTTTTTGTTTTACCTTGGCTTGATCGTTCAAAAGTAAGAAGTGGTACTTTTAGACCAATATTTAAAATTTCCTTTTGGATCTTTTTGGCCAATTGTTGCGTTCTTGGGTATATGGGTGCTTTACCAACAGATGGTCATACATTTGGATTACCCAACATCTTGATTAGCCAAATTGCAACTTTTTATTATTTCTTCCACTTCTTGGGTGTTCTTCCTCTTTTGGCGAAATACGAAAAAACGTTGCCATTGCCCACAAGTCTTGGCACACCTGCGTTAGGAGCTAAAAATGTTTAA
- the petA gene encoding ubiquinol-cytochrome c reductase iron-sulfur subunit encodes MKREIDPTEKIQETKRDFLYLTTAAMGAVAAGAAIWPFIDSMNPAADVLALSTTEIDISQIAVGQAITAMWRGSPVFIRRRTEEEIKIARAVDIKTLPDPEKDEDRTKKDKDEWLVLVGVCTHLGCVPGNKASDSKGDFGGWLCPCHGSHYDTSGRIRKGPAPHNLAIPPYQFTNEKTLLIG; translated from the coding sequence ATGAAGCGCGAAATTGATCCTACTGAAAAAATACAAGAAACGAAAAGAGATTTTCTTTATTTGACGACTGCTGCGATGGGCGCTGTTGCAGCAGGTGCTGCTATTTGGCCTTTTATTGATAGCATGAATCCTGCAGCCGATGTTCTTGCATTATCGACAACAGAAATTGATATTTCTCAAATTGCTGTAGGTCAAGCAATCACAGCAATGTGGCGTGGTAGTCCGGTTTTTATTCGCAGACGCACAGAAGAAGAAATTAAAATAGCGCGCGCTGTTGATATTAAAACATTGCCTGATCCTGAAAAAGACGAAGATCGCACGAAAAAAGACAAAGATGAATGGCTTGTTCTTGTAGGTGTTTGCACCCATTTGGGTTGTGTGCCTGGCAATAAAGCAAGCGATTCTAAAGGCGATTTCGGTGGCTGGCTATGTCCTTGTCATGGCTCGCATTACGATACGTCTGGTCGTATTCGTAAAGGTCCAGCGCCTCATAATCTTGCAATTCCACCTTATCAATTTACCAATGAAAAAACACTATTGATTGGTTAG
- a CDS encoding tRNA (cytidine(34)-2'-O)-methyltransferase, with translation MHIVLYQPDIPQNTGTILRLAACLNLTVDIIEPCGFVWDDAKLKRSGMDYLDQVNVKKHMSWDVYLKQRDTNRRLILLTTKSDVVYTKCDFSPFDDLVLGSESKGAPIDIHEKADLRLAIPMNPNARSLNVAISCALVVGEALRQLDAFPRSA, from the coding sequence ATGCATATAGTACTTTACCAACCTGACATTCCTCAAAATACAGGTACAATTTTAAGACTTGCTGCTTGCTTAAATCTTACCGTTGATATTATTGAGCCTTGCGGCTTTGTCTGGGATGATGCCAAATTAAAACGCTCTGGTATGGATTACCTTGATCAAGTCAATGTGAAAAAACATATGTCCTGGGATGTTTATCTGAAACAACGAGATACAAATAGACGTTTGATACTTTTAACAACTAAATCAGATGTAGTGTACACGAAATGTGATTTTTCGCCTTTTGATGATTTGGTTTTGGGCAGTGAAAGTAAAGGTGCGCCAATCGACATTCATGAAAAAGCAGATTTAAGACTTGCAATTCCAATGAATCCAAATGCACGCTCTTTAAATGTTGCAATATCTTGTGCGCTTGTCGTGGGTGAAGCCTTGCGTCAATTGGATGCTTTTCCTAGAAGTGCTTAA
- a CDS encoding bifunctional GrpB family protein/GNAT family N-acetyltransferase gives MKKHIEVVSYNPEWPLMFEAVATNIREILGDNCVAIHHIGSTSVKGLTAKPVIDIIMAVKDREKAIISLESLGYLYKGEYNIPMRLYFNKKKPIDVNLHVYEENHPEIELNLLFRDYLRDHHESMNAYAFLKTNLLKNPSSFEKNKASFTGYNLGKDDFIRTILKQAGFNRIRFMRCMHHTEIETAKLFRQKYFFDKIPIEDPYLWTFDHKDNVHFVLYKGVDIIGYAHIQFWPDAKAALRIIVIDEIHRHKGYGSEFLILIEKWLKQQNIKILHIESSPEAYPFYCKHHYNKMPFADPENHEDSIQEMCNNDIAIGKKF, from the coding sequence ATGAAAAAACACATTGAAGTCGTATCGTATAATCCAGAATGGCCCTTAATGTTTGAAGCTGTTGCCACGAATATACGTGAAATTTTGGGTGATAATTGCGTTGCTATTCATCATATTGGCTCAACATCGGTTAAAGGGCTTACTGCAAAACCAGTGATTGATATTATCATGGCTGTCAAAGATCGAGAAAAAGCAATTATTTCTCTTGAATCTTTGGGTTATTTATATAAAGGGGAATACAATATCCCCATGCGTTTATATTTTAATAAAAAGAAACCGATAGATGTGAATCTTCATGTTTATGAAGAGAATCACCCCGAAATAGAACTTAATCTTTTGTTTAGAGATTACTTACGTGATCACCACGAGTCCATGAATGCATATGCATTTCTTAAGACTAACCTTTTAAAAAATCCCTCTTCTTTTGAGAAAAACAAAGCATCTTTTACAGGGTATAATTTAGGTAAAGATGATTTTATTCGCACTATATTAAAGCAAGCTGGATTTAACCGAATTAGATTCATGCGTTGTATGCATCATACAGAAATTGAGACCGCTAAACTATTTCGCCAAAAATACTTCTTTGATAAAATACCAATAGAAGATCCTTACCTTTGGACCTTTGATCATAAAGATAATGTTCACTTTGTTCTTTATAAAGGCGTTGACATTATTGGGTATGCTCATATTCAATTTTGGCCAGATGCGAAAGCCGCTTTACGCATCATTGTGATTGATGAAATACATCGGCATAAAGGGTATGGAAGCGAATTTTTGATTCTTATTGAAAAATGGCTTAAACAACAAAATATCAAGATATTGCATATCGAGTCGTCGCCTGAGGCTTACCCTTTTTATTGCAAGCATCATTATAATAAAATGCCTTTCGCGGATCCTGAAAATCACGAGGATTCCATACAAGAAATGTGCAACAATGATATAGCAATCGGAAAAAAATTTTAA
- a CDS encoding aminoglycoside phosphotransferase family protein, with the protein MTFKMNHEKTNQQITIQKTIIEKIVKLVFPKSKLLSYEVISGGCANLNIKIMLDDVNAPYILRIYMRDKDAAFREQKIGNLLKDIVPIPQIYAIGDYNDYRFAIVTFIKGMTLRDLLLSNTPHDIKSLMTEAGFYLSKIQKIQFESAGFFDKDLNVMPFDAENTEHDFIKKCLKNTIVLKHIGDENCAKIAYYVDAYKDEPIDLNEKSLVHGDYDPANILVDLIDNHWKITGILDWEFAFSGSFLQDIANMLRYAHHMPTIYEESFLQSLKQNNVILPKNWRIKTHLLNIGSLLDCFIRHPAEERPNQSADIVDLITFFIHKLDEFHEKTH; encoded by the coding sequence ATGACGTTTAAAATGAATCACGAAAAAACAAATCAACAGATTACCATTCAGAAAACAATTATAGAAAAAATAGTAAAGTTGGTGTTTCCAAAATCAAAATTATTATCTTATGAAGTTATTTCAGGTGGTTGCGCTAATTTAAATATCAAAATTATGTTAGATGATGTTAACGCGCCATATATTTTAAGAATTTATATGCGGGACAAGGATGCAGCTTTTCGCGAACAAAAAATTGGGAATTTGCTTAAAGATATCGTTCCTATACCCCAAATTTATGCCATTGGTGATTATAATGATTATCGTTTTGCAATTGTTACCTTTATAAAAGGTATGACATTAAGAGATCTTTTGTTAAGTAATACACCGCACGATATAAAAAGCCTAATGACAGAAGCAGGTTTCTATCTATCAAAAATACAAAAAATTCAATTTGAATCTGCAGGTTTTTTCGATAAAGATCTTAATGTCATGCCTTTTGATGCAGAAAATACCGAGCATGATTTTATAAAGAAATGTTTAAAGAACACGATTGTTTTAAAACATATTGGCGATGAAAATTGTGCAAAAATAGCCTATTATGTTGATGCATATAAAGATGAACCAATAGATCTTAATGAAAAAAGTCTTGTCCATGGCGATTATGATCCTGCCAATATTTTAGTTGATCTTATTGATAATCATTGGAAAATTACGGGCATTTTGGATTGGGAATTTGCTTTTTCTGGATCTTTTCTTCAAGATATCGCTAATATGTTGCGTTATGCACATCATATGCCCACGATTTATGAAGAATCCTTTTTACAAAGCTTAAAACAAAATAACGTGATTCTTCCTAAAAATTGGCGTATAAAAACACATTTACTTAATATTGGATCATTGTTAGATTGTTTTATTAGGCACCCAGCTGAGGAACGTCCCAATCAATCGGCTGATATTGTAGACCTTATTACATTTTTTATTCATAAATTGGATGAATTTCATGAAAAAACACATTGA
- a CDS encoding DNA topology modulation protein: protein MSLILPSKIMIFGRPGGGKSTFARMLSKLTNIPVHHLDRHFYLPNWVERDYQEFLDIQQSIVETDRWIIDGNNTKSLEIRYKNADLVLYFNYPKLTCYWRVLKRFLTKKENSEDRAFGCPENIRWCLLKYMWHFEERVKYQLTKFQKEYPKVQFVEIRSDSDLKNVKKKFFAYSR from the coding sequence ATGTCATTGATTCTTCCTTCAAAAATTATGATTTTTGGCAGACCTGGTGGCGGGAAATCTACTTTTGCGCGCATGCTTTCAAAATTAACGAACATTCCTGTACATCATCTGGATCGTCATTTTTATCTACCGAATTGGGTGGAGCGCGATTATCAAGAATTTTTAGACATTCAACAATCAATTGTTGAAACAGATCGTTGGATTATTGATGGCAATAATACAAAATCTTTAGAAATACGATATAAAAATGCCGATCTTGTTTTATATTTCAATTACCCAAAATTGACTTGTTATTGGCGCGTTCTTAAACGCTTTTTAACGAAAAAAGAAAATAGTGAAGATCGCGCCTTTGGTTGCCCAGAAAATATTCGTTGGTGTTTATTAAAATATATGTGGCATTTCGAAGAACGTGTAAAATATCAACTTACAAAATTTCAAAAAGAATATCCTAAGGTTCAATTTGTAGAAATTCGTTCAGATAGTGATCTAAAAAATGTAAAAAAGAAATTTTTTGCTTATAGTCGATAG